One stretch of Armatimonadota bacterium DNA includes these proteins:
- a CDS encoding arsenate reductase ArsC, with protein MRVLVLCTGNSARSQMAEGLLRHLGGGRVEVASAGTEPRGVHPYAVQVMAEVGIDLSHHTSKSVEGFVGQRFDWVITVCDRVRERCPVFPGARTLHWSIPDPAAAEGSEEEILAAFRAVREALRRRVRRFLDEVEAME; from the coding sequence GTGCGGGTCCTGGTTCTGTGCACGGGAAACTCCGCCCGGTCCCAGATGGCGGAGGGGCTCCTGCGGCACTTGGGAGGGGGACGGGTGGAGGTGGCGAGCGCGGGCACGGAGCCCCGCGGGGTGCACCCTTACGCGGTTCAGGTCATGGCGGAGGTCGGGATTGACCTCTCCCACCACACCAGCAAGTCCGTGGAAGGATTTGTCGGCCAGCGCTTCGACTGGGTGATCACCGTGTGCGACCGGGTCCGGGAGCGCTGCCCCGTCTTCCCCGGCGCCCGGACCCTGCACTGGTCCATTCCAGACCCCGCTGCCGCAGAAGGATCGGAAGAAGAGATCCTCGCCGCCTTCCGGGCGGTTCGGGAAGCGCTCCGACGGCGCGTCCGGAGGTTCCTGGACGAGGTGGAGGCTATGGAGTAG
- the pstB gene encoding phosphate ABC transporter ATP-binding protein PstB, which produces MQRILDTRPQIPHRAVTVTEPVLQIRDLRVRYGDRVALRGVSLDIPERRITAIIGPSGCGKSTLIRSLNRMNDLIPGARVEGQVLFRGQDIYAPGVDPVEVRVRIGMVFQKPNPFPKSVYENVAFGLRLHRRLSRRELDERVERALRLAALWDEVKDDLHRKSGLELSGGQQQRLCIARALAVEPEVLLMDEPCSALDPISTARIEDLMEDLKQNYTIVIVTHNMQQAARVSDFTAFLLDGELVEFGPTEEVFTRPRDRRTEDYITGRFG; this is translated from the coding sequence ATGCAGCGGATCCTGGACACGCGACCCCAGATCCCCCACCGGGCGGTGACGGTCACGGAGCCCGTCCTCCAGATCCGGGACCTGCGGGTTCGGTACGGAGATCGGGTGGCCCTGCGGGGGGTGAGCCTGGACATCCCGGAGCGGCGGATCACCGCGATCATCGGACCTTCAGGCTGCGGCAAGAGCACCCTCATCCGGTCTCTGAACCGCATGAACGACCTCATTCCGGGTGCCCGGGTGGAAGGCCAGGTGCTCTTCCGGGGGCAAGACATCTACGCACCCGGAGTGGATCCCGTGGAGGTCCGGGTCCGGATCGGCATGGTGTTCCAGAAGCCCAACCCCTTCCCCAAGTCTGTCTACGAGAACGTGGCCTTCGGGCTGCGGCTGCACCGGAGGCTGAGCCGACGGGAGCTGGATGAACGGGTAGAGCGGGCCTTACGCCTGGCGGCCCTGTGGGACGAGGTGAAGGACGACCTGCACCGCAAAAGCGGCCTGGAGCTCTCGGGCGGCCAGCAGCAGCGGTTGTGCATCGCCCGGGCCCTGGCCGTGGAGCCGGAAGTGCTGCTCATGGACGAACCGTGCTCCGCCCTGGACCCAATCTCGACTGCCCGCATCGAGGATCTGATGGAGGACCTGAAGCAGAACTACACCATCGTCATCGTGACCCATAACATGCAGCAGGCGGCCCGGGTCTCGGACTTCACCGCGTTTCTGCTGGACGGGGAGCTGGTGGAGTTCGGACCTACGGAGGAAGTGTTCACCCGTCCCCGGGATCGCCGCACGGAGGACTACATCACGGGACGGTTCGGGTAA
- the pstA gene encoding phosphate ABC transporter permease PstA, which produces MSVLAADLDGRRRLERRRQTARVFVAACQAATLVGLVFLGILLVDVTRDGAPYLRPELLTHFPSRFPAQAGYASALVGTLYVVGIMSLVAFPLGVLAAVYLEEYAHPSPLTRALEVNVANLASVPSILYGLLGLGVFVEGMRMGKSVLAGALTLALLVLPLVILASREAIRAVPFSVREAAYALGATRWQVVRHHVLPYAAPGIFTGIILSLSRAVGETAPLIMLGALQYVPFLPRSVWDYFTVLPIQIFNYVSLPNPEFHRVAAAGILLLLAVLLFLNGTAIWLRNRTTIQG; this is translated from the coding sequence GTGAGCGTGCTGGCCGCAGACCTCGACGGGCGCCGGCGACTGGAGCGGCGGAGACAGACGGCCCGGGTGTTCGTGGCGGCCTGCCAGGCGGCCACCCTGGTGGGGCTGGTGTTCCTGGGGATCCTGCTGGTGGACGTCACCCGGGACGGGGCACCTTACCTGCGGCCGGAGCTTCTTACCCATTTCCCCTCGCGCTTCCCTGCTCAGGCGGGCTATGCCAGCGCCCTGGTGGGGACCCTCTACGTGGTGGGCATCATGAGCCTCGTGGCCTTCCCGCTGGGCGTGCTCGCCGCGGTGTACCTGGAGGAGTACGCACATCCCTCTCCCCTCACCCGGGCCCTGGAGGTGAACGTCGCGAACCTTGCGAGCGTCCCCTCGATCCTGTACGGGCTCTTGGGGCTTGGAGTGTTCGTGGAGGGGATGCGGATGGGCAAAAGCGTCCTCGCGGGCGCGCTGACCCTCGCCCTCCTGGTGCTCCCTCTCGTGATCTTGGCCTCCCGGGAGGCCATCCGGGCCGTTCCTTTCTCCGTGCGGGAGGCGGCGTATGCCCTGGGGGCCACCCGGTGGCAGGTGGTGCGCCACCACGTGCTCCCGTATGCGGCCCCGGGAATCTTCACGGGCATCATCCTGAGCCTGTCCCGGGCCGTGGGGGAGACCGCGCCCCTCATCATGCTGGGAGCCCTGCAGTACGTACCGTTTCTGCCCCGAAGCGTCTGGGACTACTTCACCGTGCTCCCCATCCAGATCTTCAACTACGTCTCGCTCCCCAACCCGGAATTCCACCGGGTGGCCGCGGCGGGAATCCTGCTGTTGCTGGCCGTACTGCTCTTTCTGAACGGCACCGCCATCTGGCTGCGCAATCGAACGACCATCCAGGGGTAG
- the pstC gene encoding phosphate ABC transporter permease subunit PstC translates to MGERKTDRWIRESAIGAGLALCAWLSLGVTVAIAAVLAYETVEFFRLPVHAADPQLAARRPDLQRFVEARPDLVGNPWRLLREFFTETTWSPLYSTKRFGVLPLLAGTVLTSLIALAVAVPLGLLAAVYLSEFAPEGVRRRVKPALELLAGVPTIVYGYFALTFVTPFLQDHVFGQALAGQNALSAGLVMGIMILPLVSSLSEDVMRAVPAELRHGAYALGATPMEVALRVVIPASLSGIAAACVLALSRAIGETMIVALAAGQTPNWTFNPLETVETITAFIVQVSLGDTPYGSVEYRTLFAAGMLLFVLTLLMNLLSFRVVQRFRERYL, encoded by the coding sequence ATGGGAGAGCGCAAGACCGATCGGTGGATCCGGGAGAGCGCCATCGGAGCGGGCCTGGCCCTGTGTGCCTGGCTCTCCCTGGGGGTCACGGTAGCCATCGCCGCGGTGCTCGCCTACGAGACCGTGGAGTTCTTCCGGCTTCCCGTGCACGCGGCGGATCCGCAGCTCGCGGCCCGTCGGCCGGACCTCCAGCGGTTTGTGGAGGCCCGACCGGATCTCGTGGGAAATCCGTGGCGGCTTTTGCGGGAGTTCTTCACGGAGACCACCTGGAGCCCGCTGTACAGCACCAAACGGTTCGGGGTGTTGCCCCTCTTGGCGGGGACGGTGCTCACCAGCCTCATCGCCCTCGCGGTGGCGGTCCCCCTCGGGCTGCTTGCCGCCGTGTACCTGAGCGAGTTCGCGCCGGAGGGCGTGCGCCGAAGGGTAAAGCCGGCCCTGGAGCTCCTCGCCGGGGTTCCCACCATCGTGTACGGGTACTTCGCCCTCACCTTCGTGACCCCCTTCCTCCAGGATCACGTCTTCGGGCAGGCCCTGGCGGGACAGAACGCGCTGAGTGCCGGGTTGGTGATGGGCATCATGATCCTGCCCCTCGTGTCTTCCCTCAGCGAGGACGTGATGCGGGCGGTCCCGGCCGAGCTCCGGCACGGGGCCTACGCCCTGGGCGCCACCCCCATGGAGGTCGCCCTGCGGGTGGTGATCCCCGCATCCCTTTCCGGGATCGCCGCGGCCTGCGTGCTGGCCCTTTCCCGCGCCATCGGGGAGACCATGATCGTGGCCCTGGCCGCGGGCCAGACCCCCAACTGGACCTTCAACCCCCTGGAGACCGTGGAGACCATCACCGCCTTCATCGTGCAGGTGAGCCTGGGGGACACCCCCTACGGGTCCGTGGAATACCGAACCCTCTTTGCCGCGGGTATGCTCCTGTTCGTTCTGACGCTCCTCATGAACCTGCTGAGCTTCCGGGTGGTCCAACGGTTCCGGGAGCGGTACCTGTGA
- a CDS encoding PstS family phosphate ABC transporter substrate-binding protein — protein MSIRKLLVAGLGLLMSVSGAPFGLAQQRAGGTTSPAGTIVIDGSSTVAPLTSAVAEEFRKTVQGRGIRITVGISGTGGGFKKFCADSPQSRTDIQDASRPIRPEEDEACRRNQVSYVEVPVAIDGLSVVVHPRNTWATCLTLGELKRIWEPAAERRITSWRQVRRTFPDRPLRLAGAGADSGTFDSFTEMVTGRAKASRGDYQATEDDNVTVQFVSRDEGALGYFGLAYLEENLGRVKGVAIDPSDRTDLASNDQCRGIEPTFDNTKSGRYPLTRPLFIYLNRTSALTKPEVRQFASWYVGQRTGVNLQVDDPRRPDRKTNLVRAVGYVEFPEAVYAAARQCIARLKAGTAFREGGKAAGHATLERVNREYVAHCR, from the coding sequence ATGAGCATCAGGAAGCTCCTCGTGGCCGGTTTAGGACTCCTGATGTCCGTAAGCGGTGCCCCTTTCGGCCTCGCCCAGCAGCGGGCGGGGGGGACCACAAGTCCAGCCGGGACCATCGTGATTGACGGGTCCAGCACCGTCGCCCCTCTCACGAGCGCGGTGGCGGAGGAGTTCCGGAAGACCGTGCAGGGCCGGGGGATCCGGATCACGGTGGGGATCAGCGGGACCGGAGGGGGGTTCAAGAAGTTCTGCGCGGACAGCCCTCAGTCCCGCACGGACATCCAGGACGCGTCCCGTCCCATCCGGCCCGAGGAGGACGAGGCGTGCCGACGGAACCAGGTGAGTTACGTGGAAGTCCCCGTGGCCATCGACGGACTCAGCGTGGTGGTGCACCCCCGCAACACCTGGGCCACGTGCCTCACGCTGGGGGAGCTGAAGCGCATCTGGGAACCCGCAGCCGAGCGGCGGATCACCAGCTGGCGCCAGGTCCGCAGGACCTTCCCCGACCGGCCGCTGCGGCTGGCGGGTGCGGGAGCCGACTCGGGGACCTTCGACAGCTTCACGGAGATGGTCACCGGCCGCGCCAAGGCCAGCCGGGGCGACTACCAGGCCACCGAGGACGACAACGTGACGGTGCAGTTCGTGAGCCGGGACGAGGGGGCTTTGGGGTACTTCGGATTGGCGTACCTGGAGGAGAACCTGGGGCGCGTGAAGGGTGTGGCCATCGACCCGAGCGACCGGACAGACCTCGCGTCCAACGACCAGTGCCGGGGAATCGAACCCACCTTCGACAACACCAAGTCGGGCCGCTACCCGTTGACCCGGCCGCTTTTCATCTACCTGAACCGCACGAGCGCCCTCACCAAGCCCGAGGTGCGGCAGTTCGCCAGCTGGTACGTGGGCCAGAGGACGGGTGTGAACCTCCAGGTGGACGACCCCCGGCGGCCGGATAGGAAGACCAACCTCGTCCGGGCCGTGGGGTACGTGGAGTTCCCCGAGGCGGTGTACGCGGCCGCCCGGCAGTGCATCGCACGCCTCAAGGCCGGGACGGCCTTCCGGGAAGGCGGGAAGGCCGCGGGCCACGCCACCCTGGAACGGGTGAACCGGGAGTACGTGGCGCACTGCCGGTGA